A genomic stretch from Bifidobacterium sp. ESL0769 includes:
- a CDS encoding DEAD/DEAH box helicase produces the protein MSHSHHSRHKKHSDLDFEDFNPSVDNSSDDERQLSPSQRYAAFKKHSTYERSEAAKFARTLPFELDPFQIEADEALEAGDNVLVAAPTGAGKTIVADFAMHLAQEKNVKAFYTTPIKALSNQKYHDLVDIYGSDHVGLLTGDTSINSEANIVVMTTEVLRNMLYENSETLRALRYVILDEVHYLADKFRGPVWEEVIIHLPKSVKIVGLSATVSNVEDFCAWIESVRGATKLVVSEKRPVPLEQHVMVQSDDQHEPELIDLYRHNKNGVQTDKLNAKLVDRIDQLDRKAASRAHEEWRRGKNRHRKGVEKRRRPGQVRRYTPRRWAVVDELNFMGLLPGIYFIFSRNGCDEAVEQCLRAGLELTTKDEVMRIRAIVDEMVEGELDHADLKALGFARFRYALEEGFAPHHAGMVALFRQIVERLFEEGLVKMVFATETLALGINMPARCVVIEKLEKFNGVDHVTLTPGEYTQLTGRAGRRGIDTIGHAVIVDHQGFVPATAASLSSKRVYPLHSSFKPTFNMAVNLLNSSSYETARDTLDHSFAQWEANESAEDLESRIQTLQKAVEGYEKAFACSHGDFKEFMTIRQKLSYLQKDERRHLKRRSFASDKARTEAFRALDQRIEQLKTEESEHPCKSCPDFQNHLKWGHRWLRESKELRHARGRYESRTGSVARQFDQICNVLSSLGYLKETHGNTDKYSSYEDHQGSLSTAANREGATSTPTINSQPAAQETRDYRLTMRGQLLRHLYSEYDLVLSEAITDGFLDGLELEELAATLSALVYQARRGGDNEPRRYPGGPGGPVATSCRHLRDVFADVEMMREDADLDELEPLDFGLVDVIYDWARGEDLAQILHGTELTGGDFVRNAKRLSDVLQQISTADTYYEAGDPHLAENARKANKLVNRGIVAYSGVD, from the coding sequence ATGAGTCATTCACATCATTCCCGTCACAAAAAGCATTCCGATCTGGATTTCGAGGATTTCAACCCATCGGTTGACAACAGTTCGGACGATGAACGACAGCTTTCGCCGTCACAACGTTACGCCGCGTTCAAAAAACACAGTACATACGAGAGGTCAGAGGCGGCGAAATTCGCCAGAACGTTGCCGTTCGAACTCGACCCCTTCCAGATAGAGGCGGATGAGGCACTCGAGGCCGGAGACAATGTGCTGGTTGCGGCACCGACGGGCGCAGGAAAGACCATCGTCGCCGATTTCGCCATGCATCTGGCGCAGGAAAAGAACGTGAAGGCGTTCTATACCACGCCGATCAAGGCTTTGAGCAATCAGAAATACCATGATTTGGTCGATATCTATGGTTCGGATCACGTAGGGCTTCTGACCGGTGACACTTCCATCAATTCGGAAGCCAACATCGTGGTGATGACCACAGAAGTCCTGCGCAACATGCTCTACGAAAACTCGGAAACGTTGCGGGCGTTGCGCTACGTGATTCTTGATGAAGTGCATTATCTGGCTGACAAATTCCGTGGACCGGTGTGGGAAGAGGTCATCATCCACCTTCCTAAATCCGTTAAAATCGTCGGTCTTTCGGCAACCGTTTCCAACGTGGAGGATTTCTGCGCTTGGATTGAATCCGTTCGTGGTGCTACCAAGCTCGTTGTCTCCGAAAAGCGCCCGGTGCCCCTTGAACAGCACGTCATGGTGCAGAGTGACGACCAGCACGAACCCGAACTCATCGATCTTTACCGGCATAATAAAAACGGCGTGCAGACCGACAAACTCAACGCGAAGCTCGTTGACCGCATTGACCAGCTCGACCGCAAGGCGGCATCACGTGCGCATGAAGAATGGCGTAGGGGCAAAAACCGGCATCGCAAGGGAGTAGAGAAACGGCGCAGGCCCGGCCAAGTACGTCGCTATACACCCCGTCGATGGGCTGTGGTCGATGAACTGAACTTCATGGGGCTCCTGCCTGGCATCTACTTCATCTTCTCGCGTAACGGCTGTGACGAGGCGGTTGAACAATGTCTCCGAGCCGGGCTTGAACTGACTACCAAAGACGAAGTCATGCGTATCCGGGCCATCGTCGACGAGATGGTGGAAGGCGAACTTGACCACGCCGATCTCAAAGCGCTCGGTTTCGCCCGTTTCCGTTACGCGCTGGAAGAAGGCTTTGCACCTCATCACGCCGGCATGGTCGCACTGTTCCGTCAGATTGTCGAGCGTCTTTTCGAAGAAGGCTTGGTCAAGATGGTCTTCGCCACTGAGACACTCGCTTTGGGCATCAACATGCCGGCCCGCTGTGTGGTCATCGAAAAGCTTGAGAAGTTCAACGGCGTCGATCACGTAACACTGACACCAGGGGAATACACACAGCTCACCGGCCGTGCAGGTCGACGTGGCATCGACACCATCGGTCATGCTGTTATTGTCGACCATCAAGGCTTCGTGCCGGCCACTGCCGCCTCGCTTTCCAGCAAGCGTGTCTACCCGCTGCATTCGAGTTTCAAGCCGACCTTCAACATGGCCGTGAACCTGCTCAATTCCAGCAGCTACGAGACCGCGCGTGACACGCTCGACCATTCGTTCGCGCAATGGGAAGCCAACGAATCGGCCGAAGACTTGGAATCGCGTATCCAGACCCTTCAAAAGGCTGTGGAAGGCTACGAAAAGGCGTTCGCCTGCTCGCACGGTGATTTCAAGGAATTCATGACCATTCGCCAGAAACTTTCTTACTTGCAGAAGGATGAACGCAGGCATCTCAAGCGCCGGAGTTTCGCCAGCGACAAGGCACGAACCGAAGCGTTCCGTGCACTCGACCAGCGTATTGAGCAGCTGAAAACCGAAGAAAGCGAACATCCCTGCAAGTCTTGCCCGGACTTCCAGAACCATCTGAAATGGGGACACCGCTGGCTGCGGGAATCCAAGGAACTGCGGCACGCACGAGGACGCTACGAATCGCGCACCGGTTCCGTGGCACGTCAGTTCGACCAGATCTGCAATGTGCTTTCTTCTCTAGGTTATCTCAAGGAAACCCATGGGAATACCGATAAATATTCTTCCTATGAAGATCATCAGGGCTCACTTTCGACGGCGGCGAATCGTGAAGGCGCAACTTCAACGCCAACAATCAATTCCCAGCCCGCAGCACAGGAAACCCGCGATTACCGGCTCACCATGCGGGGTCAGCTGCTACGTCACTTGTATAGCGAATATGATCTGGTGCTCTCTGAAGCCATCACCGATGGTTTTCTGGATGGACTCGAGCTGGAAGAACTCGCGGCTACCCTGTCTGCGCTCGTCTACCAGGCGCGCAGGGGAGGAGACAACGAACCGCGACGCTACCCCGGTGGCCCTGGCGGCCCCGTCGCTACAAGTTGCCGGCATCTGCGGGACGTGTTTGCCGATGTCGAGATGATGCGTGAGGACGCTGATTTGGACGAACTGGAGCCGCTTGATTTCGGGCTGGTAGACGTTATATATGACTGGGCCAGGGGAGAGGACCTCGCTCAGATTCTGCATGGCACCGAGCTGACCGGTGGCGACTTCGTTCGTAACGCCAAGCGCCTTTCCGATGTACTTCAGCAAATCTCTACTGCCGACACCTACTATGAGGCGGGCGATCCACATCTGGCTGAAAACGCGAGGAAAGCCAACAAACTGGTCAACCGTGGTATTGTTGCGTATTCCGGAGTTGACTGA
- a CDS encoding FHA domain-containing protein: MTNPIPSAGETTIIGMPAVNIPVTSTGDRPLTQDDLDTITKLSPGSALLISTRGAVSGSRYLLDEDEVSVGRDPHADILLDDSTVSRAHAVFRRAGNTFEVDDSGSLNGTYVNRQRVDRATLHNGDEIMIGKFRLVFFSPSAVVAQ; the protein is encoded by the coding sequence ATCATCGGCATGCCCGCTGTCAATATTCCGGTCACCTCTACGGGCGACCGTCCTCTGACCCAGGATGATCTGGACACCATCACCAAATTGTCGCCGGGTTCGGCATTGCTGATTTCGACCAGGGGAGCGGTATCCGGTTCCCGCTACCTGCTTGATGAAGACGAGGTGAGTGTCGGGCGCGACCCGCATGCCGACATCCTTCTGGACGATTCCACTGTTTCGCGTGCGCATGCAGTCTTTCGTCGTGCCGGCAACACCTTCGAAGTCGATGACTCCGGGAGCCTCAACGGAACGTACGTTAATCGTCAACGTGTCGACCGTGCGACGCTGCACAACGGTGACGAGATTATGATCGGGAAGTTCCGCTTGGTGTTCTTCTCGCCATCTGCTGTGGTTGCTCAGTGA
- a CDS encoding RNA polymerase-binding protein RbpA — MAERSLRGMSIGAKSLESDENVDFAARTDVAYVCPKGHRTILPFAEGAEVPSEWECRCGEVAKREDANPDEVDEIKKPTRTHWDMLMERRTEDELKELLDKRLKMHREGWFPDYE, encoded by the coding sequence ATGGCGGAACGCAGCCTACGCGGTATGAGCATCGGGGCGAAATCACTCGAATCCGATGAAAATGTTGATTTTGCGGCGAGAACTGATGTGGCCTATGTATGCCCAAAGGGCCATCGTACGATTTTGCCGTTCGCTGAAGGTGCCGAAGTTCCCTCCGAATGGGAATGCCGTTGCGGTGAGGTCGCCAAGCGCGAGGATGCGAATCCTGATGAAGTCGACGAAATCAAAAAGCCGACGCGTACCCATTGGGACATGCTTATGGAACGTCGTACCGAAGACGAACTCAAAGAGCTGCTCGACAAGCGTTTGAAGATGCACCGTGAAGGCTGGTTCCCGGATTACGAGTGA
- a CDS encoding MerR family transcriptional regulator, translated as MGKTPKTKGGNSADLVQGELFSESSDEADTRGYRGTVASKVAGITYRQLDYWASKRILVPSIATSHGSGSRRLYSFKDVLILAVSKKLLDIGVNLQNVTSAIGFLSCHRTTELEHMTIICDGQDVKECENGDEVLKLIDEGTAVFGVSVGKLWHQVEAQLEQEKHVDITPGDSSVSALPVSPIDDIAAERMRQKLENQHLERAMQH; from the coding sequence CTGGGCAAAACTCCGAAAACAAAAGGCGGAAATTCTGCCGACTTGGTGCAGGGGGAGTTGTTCTCCGAATCGAGCGATGAGGCGGATACCCGGGGATACCGCGGAACCGTGGCTTCCAAGGTTGCCGGTATCACCTACCGCCAGCTTGATTACTGGGCCAGTAAGCGGATCTTGGTCCCTTCCATTGCCACTTCACACGGATCAGGTTCCAGAAGACTGTATTCGTTCAAGGATGTCCTGATTCTTGCCGTGTCAAAGAAGCTATTGGACATTGGCGTCAATTTGCAGAACGTCACTTCTGCCATCGGTTTTCTTTCTTGTCATCGCACCACTGAGCTTGAACACATGACCATCATCTGTGACGGCCAAGATGTCAAAGAATGCGAGAACGGCGACGAAGTACTGAAACTGATTGACGAAGGCACCGCGGTTTTCGGAGTTTCGGTGGGGAAGTTGTGGCATCAGGTCGAGGCCCAGCTTGAGCAGGAAAAACACGTTGACATCACGCCCGGTGATTCCTCAGTTTCCGCGTTGCCTGTTTCGCCCATCGACGATATCGCAGCCGAACGTATGCGTCAAAAGCTCGAAAACCAACATCTTGAAAGAGCTATGCAACATTGA